In Nitrospira sp., the genomic window AGCGGGATGATCACGTTGCTTCTCGGTATGCTCGTGTGGATCCAATGGCCGGGATCCGCCCTATGGTTGATTGGGACGTTCGTCGCGATCGACATGATCTTCAATGGTATCTGGCTGGTCGTGCTCGCATTGAGTGCTTGTGGCTTGTCGCCCCGAGAGACTCAAGAACGCATGGCCGCTCAGCTGAGCGGACTCGTTGAACAGCAGCCGACGCAGCGATCGGGGTAAATCGAAAGACGAGAGCCGGATCCCGTCCCCATGATCTTGTACGAATCGCGTCCACTTCAAGCGCGCGGAAGGAGGACAACTATGCGTTCGACCCTGTGTAGATTTGCGATTGCGGTCACGGTTGGAATGACGCCTGTAGGGGTTGGGGCCGAGTCACCACCGAAAGCTCCTGAGGGCTATATCCTTGTCGAAGAAGAGGTGTGGTTTGTTGTCGACGATGAGCCGGAAGAGCATTTTCATCGAGCTCACGACGCTTTTCTGAAGAAAAATCTCAAAAAGGCGGCCGCAGAGATCCGAAAGGGCGAGGCCTTTCTGAAACTCGATGCGGGCCGCGCTCTGGAGGAGGGAAAAACCCTGCTGGAGGATTCCGGCCATGAATTGGCAAAGCTGGCCGAAGGCGTCGAGCATGGCACCATCAGTTCCGTGAAGCGACTCGATGAGGCCTTCGCTCGTGCCCACCAAGCCCTCGCCCATCACCATCACTTGAAGGCCAAGGCATCATGGACCAACAAGGCGGGACAAGCGGCGCACAAGGTCGGGCGGGATCTGCAAGCGGCGGCGGAGCATTTTGACCAGGGCTTGATCTGGACTGGGCATAAAGCGGAAGCCGCAGGGGCGAAGACCATGAAGGATACACGTCTACTCGCGGGCAAATTGATTCAAGGCACCGGCTGGGTCCCCGCCGAGGTCGGCAAGGGGATCGAGTATGTGGGGGAGGAAATCGAGAAATTCGGTAAGAAAGTCGCACCGGCGAAGCCCTCATGATCGAAGAAGCCCTTGGGGTCACAATCCCCCATAGTCTGTCAGCTGCATGCTGATACCAGCGCCGTGCCTATTCATGGATGCAGTGAGGAGATCACCCATGCGGAAGCTGAATGACATAGCGGTCTGGGCGAGTGTCGTGTTTTGTATAGGCGTGGCCGCGAACGGCATCGCTGAGTCGGAGGAGCAGGCATACACAGCATCACCCACATAGAAGGAGAGCTCGTCATGAAGAATTCTTTGGGTTTGATCACATTTACAGCGCTTGTCGGTGTTGTGATGGCATCTTTGACCTATGCTGCTGGGGAGATGCCAAGCGGGACGAAACAATTCCAAGAGGAAAACTCGGACAAGACCCTGCAAGGCGAAGGGCTGATCAATGAGCAGTCCATGAAGAGCCAACGACAGATGCAGCAAGCTCCTGGGACGATTCTTAAGGGGGATGTGCTGAAGATCGATGGAGAGTTTTACACGGTGCATGATACCGCTGGTCACGAAGTTCGTGTCCATATCGACAAGACGACGAAACGGGAAGGAAGCTTGCCGTTCATGACCGGCGATAAGGTTGAGATTCAAATGACGAACAAGGGACATGCGCTGGCTATTAAGCACGTTGACCAAAATAGTGGGGGCATGGCAGCACTTGGGCCTCAAGCAGTCAGAGGGGATGTGCTGAAGATCGACGGAGAATTTTACACGGTGCATGATACGGCTGGTCACGAGATTCGACTCCATGTTGACAAGACGACGAAGCTGGAGGGAGGCTTGCCTTTCATGGCCGGTGACAAAATCGAAGCCCAGGTAACGGACAAGGCTCACGTGCTGTCCCTCAAGCATATTGCGGCGACGAAGTAAGATTTGGCTAGGGGCCGGTTGACTGATGGAAAAGGACGCGTCATCGACTTTACGAACACTGTGATCATCGCCACTCACTATTGTGATGGGCGCGTCGCCTTTTCGGTCCGCAAACCGGAGAAGCAAGTGGAACCCAAAGTTGAACCAAAGAACCTGATCGGTCTCGAACCGGAAGATATCAACGTCAATGGGAATGCCGCGCATCAGGCGAAGATAGATCAGCCCATGGAGAAGGGCGGACATGGCAGGAAGAAAGCCGGTGGCGAGAATCACCGAAAGCCCTAACTAAGTCAAGGCACGAGATTCTTTAACTCCTGTGCGCGGTGACGGACTGCTTTCATGCGCGCGATCAGATCCCGAATATCGCCACCTATTCCGACGATCAAATTGCCCCATTCCAAGATGGACACTCGGATTCAAACCTGGGGAACCCGTGGGATGTGTCTCGGGCGAGCTCGGCCTTTGCAGCTACCTGGACACGGCTGGCCGTGAACTGATTGTGACCAGTCACAACGTTGGTCCTAACTCGGAGTTCGAAAGGATGCTGCCTGACGTGGAAGTGGTGATGTTCCAGCTTTTCTGGCCAGCCTATCTGACCAAGGAGCGGAGCGCGAAGGCACAAAAAGTTTCAATGTGCGTTGATCGCCCGCACCGGGACGGCGCATCGCTGCGACCGAACTTCATCAACACGCCGAAGCATGAGATCGTGTCCGCACTGTGGCCAAGAAACAAGCAGTTACGCTTGTCGAAATGAGGAGGACGCACGATGGCGAAGACATTACAGGTCGGCGATCATGTAAGCTGGAATTCGGAAGCAGGCCGGGTGTCGGGAACCATTATTGCCGTCCATACCTCGAACTTCAACTACAAGGGCTATGTGCATCACGCTTCGGAAGTCGATCCTCAATACGAAATCAAAAGTGACAAGACCGATCATATCTCGGCACATAAGGGGAGCGCGCTTGAACGCACACCTAGGTAAATGAGGCGTGGAAAACCTCCATTCTCCACCATTGGCCATTCCACCTGCCGCCATCGAAGCCGAACAAGGAGAACAAACAATGTACATACTCGATGACCCGATCCGCTGTCATCCAAAGCAATCGGCCGTGGCGACCTGGCGGTGCTCAAAGGCATCATGAAGGAGATGCTGGCGGAAGAGGATCGCCGCCCGGGGCTGGTCTTTGATCACGAGTTTATCCTTACGTACACCGCTGGGTTTGACGACTTTGTCGACGACCTCAGGCGCACGAGTTGGGATGAAATCGTGGAGGGAAGCGGTGTCCCGCTCGATCAGATCCGCGCGGCTGGCCAAATGGTGGCTGGGGCTAAACGCATGATTTGCTGCTGGGCCATGGGGCTCACTCAACACAAGAACGGGGTGGATACCATCCGACAGCTCATCAACCTCCTGCTGCTCGGCGGGCACATCGGGAAGTCCGGTGCGGGGGCGTGCTGCGTGCGTGGTCACTCTAACGTGCAGGGCGACCGTACAATGGGAATCTGGGAGCGAGTCTCTCCGGAGTTTCTGGATGCCCTTCGCGCCGAGTTCCATTTTGATCCGTCGCGCAAGAACGGCTATGACGTGGTGGACTCCATCAAAGCGATGCACGAGCGAGAGGTGAAGGTGTTTTTTGGGCTAGGCGGTAACTTCCTATCGGCTACGCCTGATACGGCGTATACCGCGGAAGCAATCCGTCGCTGCCGATTGACTGTGCAGGTCTCGACCAAGCTCAATCGAGGGCATCTTATTACGGGCAAGCAGGCGCTGATCTTACCCTGCCTCGGGCGATCTGAGAAGGATCGTGGACCCAAGGGAGAGCAATTTGTCACCGTCGAGGACTCGATGGGCGTGATTAGTTCCTCCCGCGGCGTGCTGGAACCTGCGTCCGATTATCTGCTGAGCGAGCCCAGGATTGTGGCAAAATTGGCGAAAGCCACGCTGGGTGCGAAAAGCACTGTCGATTGGGATGCCCTTGGCGCTGATTACGATCTGATCCGCGACCGCATCGCCCGTATCATCCCCGGTTTCCAGAATTTCAACGAACGTATCCGCAAGGACATCTTCTATTTGCCCAACGCCGCACGGGATCGTACGTTTCTTACCGACACTGGAAGGGCGAACTTTGGTGTGTCCTCGATTCCCAAACACCGCTTGGCCTCGCGAGAGTTTCTCATGACAACCATTCGGAGCCATGATCAGTTCAATACGACCATCTATGGAATGGATGACCGATACCGTGGAATTTATGGCGGGCGGCGCGTCGTGTTTCTGAATCCTACAGATATTGCCGAGGAGGGCCTCAGCGCAGGCCAGGTAGTTGACCTTACGAGCCATTTCGAAGGGGGGGAGCGGGTGGCGCGTGGTTTCCAAGTGGTGCCTTACCAGATTCCCAGGAGATGTGCAGCTACGTATTACCCGGAAACGAATGTGCTGGTACCGGTCAGAAGCGTTGCGGAAAAGAGCAATCAGCCTGTGTCCAAGTCGGTCCGGATCACTCTACAGCCGTCATTGCCTCAAGGTGTGGCGACCACTCGATCGTAAGATCACTCTCAAAACCGCAGCATGCATTAACGATCAGAAACGCAGCAAGTCGTCCCTCGAAATTCTTCAGGTAAAGCCATCCTGGGCTGAATGAAAGAGAATAGAACACGAGATTGAGGGAATCTTGTCTCATCAAAATTGTTTTCTGGGCAAATAAACACGTCAGTGACGTTGGCCCCGTTCTGAGACGGTTCTTAAGCAGAGCAGAGAGCGTCTTCCGGCCGGCCACAGAGGAAGCACTCCTTCACCCAGATCAGGTTTTCCTGGACCGATCCGGGGAGCTATGATCATCCAGTGCGTGCGCGGTAGATGAGGGAGCGCGAATGAGGCAGACGGATCTCTTGACGACCACCCCGAAGGGGAGCGCCCTGCGTCGTATTTTACCCAGGAGAAGGTCGCCGTGGCTCATATCGCGCTGATTAATCCGCGCTTCGACGTCTCCTATTGGGGGCACGACTACGTGATGCCCATCGTCAGGAAATGCGCGAAC contains:
- a CDS encoding DUF2945 domain-containing protein; its protein translation is MAKTLQVGDHVSWNSEAGRVSGTIIAVHTSNFNYKGYVHHASEVDPQYEIKSDKTDHISAHKGSALERTPR
- a CDS encoding molybdopterin-dependent oxidoreductase; translated protein: MLKGIMKEMLAEEDRRPGLVFDHEFILTYTAGFDDFVDDLRRTSWDEIVEGSGVPLDQIRAAGQMVAGAKRMICCWAMGLTQHKNGVDTIRQLINLLLLGGHIGKSGAGACCVRGHSNVQGDRTMGIWERVSPEFLDALRAEFHFDPSRKNGYDVVDSIKAMHEREVKVFFGLGGNFLSATPDTAYTAEAIRRCRLTVQVSTKLNRGHLITGKQALILPCLGRSEKDRGPKGEQFVTVEDSMGVISSSRGVLEPASDYLLSEPRIVAKLAKATLGAKSTVDWDALGADYDLIRDRIARIIPGFQNFNERIRKDIFYLPNAARDRTFLTDTGRANFGVSSIPKHRLASREFLMTTIRSHDQFNTTIYGMDDRYRGIYGGRRVVFLNPTDIAEEGLSAGQVVDLTSHFEGGERVARGFQVVPYQIPRRCAATYYPETNVLVPVRSVAEKSNQPVSKSVRITLQPSLPQGVATTRS